A window of the Tiliqua scincoides isolate rTilSci1 chromosome 5, rTilSci1.hap2, whole genome shotgun sequence genome harbors these coding sequences:
- the LOC136652814 gene encoding olfactory receptor 1M1-like, producing the protein MENQTTVTYFVLLGFSYSPPVQMFLFCTFSLIYAVTLMGNMLIMAAIRSNNHLHSPMYFFLSHLSFIDICFSTVTLPKLLLNFYASKKISYGGCIAQVFFIFLTGTTEAFVLGAMAYDRYTAICKPMYYVKMMNSAVCRSLVGSAWTISCLFALTNALPLLKLVFCGPNTIQHFSCELPSLLALSCTETSQNTMTYFISSSIVAAPSLVILVSYIHIIATVLKMNSAEAKRKTFSTCSSHLIVVVLFFGTGCFRHMRPSSASSLIVDDFFSIQYSISTPMLNPIIYSLNTRAVREATQKLIGCKPLMAHVMQKC; encoded by the coding sequence atggaaaaccaGACCACAGTGACCTATTTTGTTCTCTTGGGATTTTCCTACAGTCCCCCAGTCCAGATGttcctcttctgtaccttttccctGATATATGCAGTAACCCTGATGGGAAACATGTTGATAATGGCAGCAATAAGGAGCAACAACCACTTGCacagccccatgtacttcttcctgagtCACCTGTCCTTCATTGATATCTGCTTTTCTACGGTGACGCTGCCCAAGCTCCTTCTGAACTTCTATGCAAGCAAGAAAATTTCGTATGGTGGCTGCATAGCCCAGGTGTTCTTTATCTTTCTGACAGGAACCACAGAAGCATTTGTTCTTGGAGCCATGGCTTATGACCGATACACTGCCATATGCAAACCCATGTACTATGTAAAGATGATGAACAGTGCAGTATGCAGGAGCCTGGTAGGAAGTGCATGGACAATAAGCTGCTTATTTGCACTGACAAATGCATTGCCCCTACTGAAGCTAGTGTTCTGTGGTCCAAACACTATCCAGCATTTCAGCTGTGAACTCCCATCTCTGCTTGCCTTATCCTGCACTGAGACTTCCCAGAACACAATGACTTACTTCATTTCTAGTAGTATAGTAGCAGCACCTTCATTGGTCATTCTGGTGTCCTATATCCACATCATTGCTACAGTCCTGAAGATGAACTCTGCAGAAGCCAAAAGGAAAACCTTCTCCACCTGCAGTTCTCACCTGATTGTTGTGGTCTTATTCTTTGGCACTGGCTGCTTTCGGCATATGAGGCCCAGCTCAGCCTCCTCACTCATTGTTGATGACTTCTTTTCCATCCAATATAGCATCTCCACTCCTATGTTGAATCCCATCATCTACAGCCTGAATACCAGGGCAGTGAGAGAAGCCACCCAGAAATTGATAGGGTGCAAGCCATTGATGGCTCATGTTATGCAGAAATGTTAA
- the LOC136652816 gene encoding olfactory receptor 5A1-like yields the protein MENQTTVTYFVLLGFSYSPPVQMFLFCTFFLIYAVTLMGNMMIIAAVRSNSHLHSPMYFFLSHLSFIDICTSSVMVPNLLLNFYASKTISYSGCIAQMFFILLTGATEEFILAAMAYDRYTAICKPMYYVKVMNSVVCKSLVGGAWMISCLYALTNALPLLKLLFCGPNTIQHFSCELPSLLALSCTESSQNTMTVFISSCTVAAPLFLVILVSYVHIISTVLKMNSAEARRKTFSTCSSHLIVVILFFGTGGFRYMRPSSASSLFIDDFFSIQYSISTPMLNPIIYSLNTRAVREAIKKLIGCKPLMTHVMQKC from the coding sequence atggaaaaccaGACCACAGTGACCTATTTTGTTCTCTTGGGATTTTCCTACAGTCCCCCAGTCCAGATGttcctcttctgtacctttttctTGATATATGCAGTGACCCTGATGGGAAATATGATGATTATAGCAGCAGTAAGGAGCAATAGCCACTTGCAcagccccatgtatttcttcctgagTCATCTGTCCTTCATTGATATCTGCACCTCTTCAGTCATGGTGCCCAACCTCCTGCTGAATTTCTATGCAAGCAAGACAATTTCGTACAGTGGTTGCATAGCCCAGATGTTTTTCATCTTACTGACGGGGGCCACGGAAGAGTTCATTCTTGCAGCCATGGCTTATGACCGATACACTGCCATATGCAAGCCCATGTACTATGTAAAGGTCATGAACAGTGTGGTATGCAAGAGCCTGGTGGGGGGTGCGTGGATGATAAGCTGCTTATATGCATTGACAAATGCATTGCCCCTACTGAAGCTACTGTTCTGTGGTCCAAACACTATCCAGCATTTCAGCTGTGAACTCCCATCTCTGCTTGCCTTATCCTGCACTGAGTCTTCCCAGAACACAATGACCGTCTTCATTTCTAGTTGTACAGTAGCAGCTCCATTATTCTTGGTTATTCTGGTGTCCTATGTTCATATCATCTCTACAGTCCTGAAGATGAACTCTGCAGAAGCCAGAAGGAAAACCTTCTCCACCTGCAGTTCTCATTTGATTGTTGTGATCTTATTCTTTGGTACTGGCGGCTTTAGATACATGAGGCCCAGCTCAGCCTCCTCGCTCTTTATCGATGACTTCTTTTCCATCCAATACAGCATTTCCACGCCTATGTTGAATCCTATCATCTACAGCCTGAATACCAGGGCAGTGAGGGAAGCTATCAAGAAACTGATAGGGTGCAAGCCATTGATGACTCATGTTATGCAGAAATGTTAA